agggttttttatcttttattttttatttttatgaaagtgcaatcacacaaaccacacaccaatcccaaaaggttaaccgacttttaagACCGTGGAATgacagatatatatataaaaaaaaagtccaGTGTTGTTCTGCAGGTGTACAGTCCTACGGAAcagtagaggccatgtgtgccagtGTGGGTCAGTAATTGAGAATTGAGACCTCTCACGTGATCATTAGAGTTTATCCCAAGAGACAAGGTCCAACAAGACGAGTACTCAAGACTCAAGTAGTCGTTTTTACTagcaatctctctttctctctctttgtgtgtgtgggTTTTGatttacatttctacccttttCCATTGCACTCCAACTTATTTAacaacaaaattgaaaattttatctttctctcttcttgtttcttttttggtatgaatctcTCTCTTTACCCCCTTCCACCttacaactctctctctctctctcacttggTCTGCTGCTCACCAAGGATTACGAGTGAGAAGGCAGAGATGCCggttggtgtgtgtgtgtgtgtgtgtgtgtgggaaagggggggggggttaattataagaagaagaagaacagaggtTTGTAGGGTTAGAGCCTAGAGGAGAAAACTGAAACTGAATTGGATTGATTTGTCGAATCAGACGATCCAAAATGAGGTTTGTTGAATCAGTTATAAGTATGAATTGGGATTGGGAGACTGCCGAATTTGAATCCAAGTAAATTCGGATTGTTAGTAAGACATATGCTTTGGAGGATACCAAATAGTAAGAAATATGTGGTAGCAAATTTTTGTAATCTTATTATGAATAACTATAGTAGTATAATATTTCAACTAAAATTGATAAGTTTCAAGTGTTGGTTGTTAAGTTAGCAAAGGAAGGCATGGTCCTATCAGATGATTTTGTGTGGCTAGCTGTCTTTAGAGAAAAGTTTCTAAATTCCTGAAATGatacaaaaaataatatgaaacatAAGAGGAGGGTTGGTCACTTGACCAAATCATAATCCAGGTTAAGATTGAGGAGAAGAACCTCGAAATGGACAAGGTGGAAAAGACCAAGGAATTCAAGTCCAAGGTTAACCTTGTTGAGTTCAATAAAAATGAGCAGTTCAAGAAGATTCTTCATCTTAAGAaggaaaataattaattaaactttGGTGATGATATGTTTGTCTATTTTGTTGATAAAGACCGACTTATATATCAAAAGGGATAATTTCAAcagattctgttttttttttttctgttgaaaGGAGACTATTAAAAGTGAATAAAAATCTATCTTTGCACAAATGCAAGCGTGGAAGCAAAAGGGGGGGTTTTGTACACTCACCCACACTTAAGAAACTATAAGggggaaaagaaataaaagcaaGAGAAAGTACATGATGATTTTGGAGTGATTCGGGCAACTCTCTATGTCTAGCTATTACCATGACTCCATAATTTCTTGGATTTCCACTACTCAATTGCTTTTCTAgattacaaataaacccatgCAATGTAGTTTTTTCATGGCCAACTACAAACCCGATGGTGTTTTCCTAGGCTCATACCATGGAATACCCGGTAATGTCACTTTCGTGGCTCTTCTTGTAGGACAATTCGACACAAAGAACAATTACAACACTTTTTCAAGtgatcaaaaaagaaaaaataaacctTCTAAAAGAGGTAAAACACAAGATCAATGAAATTGTAGTGTATGCCAAAGTTGTTTTAAGGTTCCTTTTCTTACAAATTTATACATGCAACCATACGGAACATAAGGGAAAACATGGAGCATTTCGGCCAATCAAccctgacaaaaaaaaaaaaaaaaaagacgtatTGGATGCACGAGACAACCTTTAAAGAAAAACTATTTCACAAttcgaacccacgaccacttgatcacaacaaaacaaccttactgttgcataGAGTTGGACCCTCTTCCAATAGTCAAAAAAATATGAATCAAGCTGCTGCCACCTTCCAATGTTCAAAAAAACCTCGATAGCAATGAAAAAGGTTGGCTGGATGGGCCACCCATTGATTAGGAGCTGGATGCCACATGGAAGGATGTGGCGATTCCTTGCTGTTATCAAACATAAAGGAACTGCCCTACTCAGTGTCCAAGCACCTTGCTGGGGTGGGGTTCacaccctgcctgtgtgagACTGCACGCTGGCCGCAGGGGCAGGCGGCAGCAGAGGATCCCGATCCGCAGGTACATAGGTAGAAGAAATTAATGCCCTTagaataattttctttttaactaACTTATAATCTCAAGTAATCTTGCAATGCTTCCATGCAGCTATATCCTACGTGAAAAAGGCAATCATATCTCCCCCAACTCCCCACCTTGTAATCAATCCCATCTGTTGTGTACTTTATTACATGCTTAAGTGATCCATGGAGATTTTTGTTTCTTCAGCATTTTAAAGTTTCTCTCAGCTTGATTTGTGGTCTAATTCTATGGTTCACATCAGTTTCAGCCAGCTTACAGGTTCTAtgatcactctctctctccgcACCAATGAGCTTCCCCCCTCCATAAAGCTTTCCTGAGGACCTCTTGTACTAGTAGTACAGTAGGTCTTGATGGGTCATTTGTTCAAATGGGAATCCTTCTAAGACTTAAGTCAGGTCAGGAGAAGGGAGAGAGttttctgagagagagagagagataggggaGTGATACTGAGAAGGAAAGGGGAGAGAAAAGTAGAGCTTTCTGTGAAGGAAATGGCCTTTGGCTCCTGCTAGGGGGTTCTgggtgcttcttcttctttcggtCTAGAGGCTTCGGTGGAGCCTCTACCTTCTGTTGTGGCAAGGAAGCGGATTATTCTCTGGCAATGAGGAAAGAATGTTCTGTTTAACCAGATCAACCTTTCAACCTTATTGCCTATCTGGGTTTCTCTTCCAGGTCTTCCTTTGCAACGGTAGAGTTGGTTGAgttcttcgatttgatatgtatttcaccTTATGTTGATTCAGGtccgaaaaagaaaaagaaatacccTCCATCCATGCAACGTTCTGACTTGGGGCTTGGGAGGGAAAACAACATTATTTCGCTTTTAACCCTCCCTTATGAGCCTCCATGTGATGCGTCCCAAGAGGTTGACAGCTCCTTTGTCGCCTCTTCTGAAGAGATCCTAGAATCTTTGCATCATAAAACTAGTGTGGACCTAGGCAAGGAATTCTCATTCCTCCATAATATTGAGTGGTGGCCTTCCTCTTCATCCTCTTTTCCTTGCCTTAAAAAGGTTGATGCTACTGATCCTGAAGAAATGGGTTAATAGTGTCTTTACAATGAGACAAAGTCCACTTTAGGTTCACCCCATACTATCTGCTCCTTGCCTTAAAAAGgttgattctttttcttttttgtgtttgctTGTTTTGATTGGGGTCATCCCCTTGGCTAGCTAGCTTGGCTGTTGTATTGTATTGTAGTTCTTCTTTTAATATATTTCCATTAACCCCAAccctctcccccaccccaaaaaaaaaaaaaaaaaatcaattgaaattttgtttAGCTCACATGCCTCATTTATAGTACCATGACCATAAGATCCAAAATAGCTAAACTGGTTTGAGAAAATCAAGGGAAGAGAAAGCTTGACTAAACATGTTTCATGTCTAATCTAACCAAACAATTGGTGAACTGTACTAATAGAAAATTTTAAGTAAattcttccattttctcttGACTATGATCAGCTTCTTTGTTTTATACTCTTGTTTCTGATGGAAATCACTAGAAAATGTGTACAAAAATTGAAGCTTTGACCTTGCAAGCATTTTCTACTTGAGGCCATAAGCTTCTCTCTATCAAAATATTCATCTTCCTTGCTTTGGATGATTAAGTCTTTAGCCAGACACATAGAGCCTTCAAGATTTTCGTTCTTTCACATTGATGCAGGTGCAAACTCCAATCCAGTAATCACATCAGCCTGaggctttgttgttgttgagatTTCAGGCATCTGATGatagaaaatcaaaataaataaccaaaattaaagcatgcataTGATATTATGTGtcaattgaattaaatgttttAACAGAAAATCAGCAAAACACAAGAGAAGCTTGACTGTATGATAACCAATTCCAGACAGCAAACACTTCTTGAAACATTTTTTGTTCCCATCCAACTAGAAACTAATGCATGGCCATATAGCACATAAGGAAATGGAAACCTTTGACCAAGAACTGTAAAGTATTTATTAACTAATTCTAAAAGTTATTTTGGAGAACAATGAGCTATTGTATGATTGTAAAATCCATGTAAAAAGGGTTTGACTGTTTTTTTTTCCGTGCCAGCTGCCGACCTGACACaccaaccctcctcctttaTCTAGACTTGGGACAGGCAGCAAACACTAGCGGAGTTTGGGCAGTTAAAGCACCATATAGATAAACTCCACGTAACGGAGATGAGGATGTATAGATGGATGAATGGCAAAActagtaaggaatgatcataatagagctggtttgggataGCTCCAATACGTGATAAGCTACGaaaaagtcgtttgaggtggcatagcCATgtcctttggatgctccagtatggaggagcAATTTGATTCAGATTTAAAGAACTAAAAGTGCCAggagcagacctaaaatgaccttaggagaaggaggaaagacattcatagcttaggccttgtatcaagtatgacctcaaatagagctgattggaggacaatgatccatatagccgacaccattttgttgggataaggctgagttgttgtaatGAACAATTCTATGGATAGCAGTAATACTATGCTTGAATCAATGGGATCAAATGGCCATTATgattatttacattaaaaaaataaagagtggAAATGTGTAAATTAAAGGGATAGAGCTTGCATCCTCATAGCCACCAGGAAAATTACAGTgtttatggaaagaaaaaacacaTTTGGCTTGCTTATAAAAGGCATTATTGCATAAGGACAAGAAGGTAAGACCTAGAGTTGATGCACTATTATAGGAGGAGTtgtattttattgttttggcATATTTGATTTTCAGAAATGTCAAGAATGAAAGATCCCTAAATCTTTTTCATGTACATTTTACTGTCAAAAAACTTCATAACCATACATGTGTTCAATTTATATTTTATGGGgctattttattttgaaagggTTTGTTAGTGGAAAAAGGGAGTTGAGATGATGGGCTGGTTTTATGTAGAAGGGAGATGGTTATTTTTGTATAGGAGTAtgttttggttttcttgtttGTGGAGGTGGTCATTGTACCTGtgtgttaaattttttttttttgataggtgtATTTCTTGGTTGCTTTctaatgacaattttttttggttgtttcttatcaaaagaacaaaaaaacagtGAAGATAAATCATTAAATGTACTGAAAACTTGCACAAGAGTGAAAATTTCAGTAATTTATTCAGACATGACAGTTCATGAATGAACAAGTAGAAACCCTTCGCCGACTTGTAACTCACTATTCCTTTAATTCAACAGCAATTGGACTCTAAAAGAAAGGTTTGTGAACTTTATTTTGTATGTTAGATTTGAATCAGGATCTGGGTTATCTTAAGGTTACCTGAGaaaaataaataccatttaATTTTTGCCTTATTTTGCAGCTAAGGAGCTTATTTAACCTTGAAACAAAAaggattttttaatttctttgacCTTCATCAACCCGATTCAATTCTAACCTTCAGCCTGGTATGTTCTTCTAAGTAAAGGGAGCGGTTTTCATGTcaaatattccaatctttaacaACTCATTTTGTTTCACACCTTTGGGTCAATAGATTCTATGTAAACTCCAATTGTTCTATGATCTTATCCACCCATCCTCAAAAAAATCATCATATAAACTTTCCTATAAACCAGCACTACAGCAAAACAGGACTGATTGTTTTCTTTCCCACCATTTTTTTTAAGACAATTTCTTGAAATGATGAGTTGAATAGTGGTTCCTGCATCAAGTCTGGGATCCATTTCACTGAAACAAATTAAAGTTGAATTTGCCCTGGAAAAGATGATGTTATGTTACACCAAGAAGTTAAGGACTTGTAATATGATTCAAGCCTCGATAGAGTAAGAATGACCCAGGTGAAAATTATCTTATCTCTCCAATAGATGAAGGATACAATTAACTTGAAGCCCCAGGTCATTAACAAGCAAGTTAAAGTCTTGAGTTAAACTCACAGTTCCAACAGAAGGAGATTAGTCCCCTATTTGCCTCCCACAATCATTATTGCAAACCAATTTGAGAGAATGTATATGTCACATAAACTTAGTGGTCTGACCATAACAAAGGCCTACCATTAACTCAACTTGCAAAGAAACAAGGTTTGATAGACACTGACATTGGCTTCCCATGCTTTCCCAGTGTTTCAGACTTTGTTAAAATGGAGAACAGGAAAAGGGGTGCCAACCCTTCTGCCAAGGCCTTGCTATAAAACCAAAAACAAGATTAATCAGCCCTTTAAGGAACAAACTTATGCCATACTTACTGCCATCCACATGTACAGACCTCGTAGTCAAGCTCCTAAGAGATATTCCTAAATACTGTTTCCACTCTTGCAAACAACCTGAGGGTGAAATTTACCCCTACTTCTCCAATTAAACGATAAGTCACTTCAATTGAAGGCATTGGTCTTAAATTAGCAAGAAGCCATCTTATGTTATGTAAATAATTACAGTATAGTGTACTATTGCAGGAAGGAACAACAGAGATGCACAATCCCAGAACTAAGAACAGCATATCAATCCCCTGTTCTTGATTGTATGAATTACAAGGGAGCCTTCAGCACACAGGAAAAACAACAGTAGCAGCAATAATCATATCTGCACTGTAGACAACTGagttttatacttttatataAGAAATTTCAGTAGAGAAATCGATCCAGTATACTTCTTTGATTTGAGTTctgaatgagaaaaagaagagagcaGAAGGAGGATTGCAAATCAACATAATCAGAGCCGATATTTAACAGTAAACAGAGAACAGATCCAAGAAAAGCGGGTCTgcaggagaggagaagagaggagaagagaggagaatgaCTTGAAGGCATGTTATGTTTTTTTCAGTGAAGTGAATCAATCCCTGTGCAAGCTTTGGAGGCAGTGCCACTCAAAATATTCAGAAAAGATAGCTCTTCCTATTCTGGAATTTGGGACTTCAGCCTTACAAAAGCTCCACAAGAATGGCTTATTAAAGCTACCCAATTCCATAAGTTGATGATAGCTCTTCATGTCACAAAGAATCTCTTAACCAATCAGCTGATAGTCTTGCCACCTCAGACAACCTGAGGCATTCGCAGTTTATCAGTATACTTCTTTTGGGCCATTTAAGCTTCAATATACGTTAGAGAAATACTAGGTTTGTGCATTTAAGCTTCAATATAAGCTCAGAGAAATGCTAAGGTTACAATGCAACTAGGCTTGAATTTTGTTTTATGTTCAGCTAGAGAAAGGCTGCAGAATTTGGAACGTCATATGAAAGACCAGGCTTTGTTTATGGTTGAAATCACTTAAACTACGACTACCACCTAGAATTAGTTTGTGTGAAGACACCATAACTTGGGAAAGATAACAGCCAAAGTAGTATCAAGATCAATAGCTTCATTAGCTAGATTTGTATAAGCCGAGAAGGACAATGATGGAAGACCAATTAGTATTATGGAAGCTACTTATAGATTCTCACCAGGGACATGTTTTACGCTAGCattgggtttaggatttgaGTCCTGGAGAAAGATTCCAGGTAGGAGTTTTAACATTAACATCTGATCGTTATCAATTAAGTTTCCATTATCATCATAAGGATTTTAACCAGAAAATAATTGTTCTGAAATTCCTACATAGATTCAATGCTCAGTTgacccccacccaaaaaagggaaaaaaaaaaagaagaaaaaacatagGATATTAGGAGTCTACACCTTCTACCTTGACTCTAACCTTAGTTTTATGGTCACTTGCAGCTTACAACAAACAGTTATGTGGATATATGCACCTGTAAGGCCATTTTAATTCCATATCACCTGAACAAAATAATAAGATACTAAAAAAATATGTTGATTATCAAACCCCACCAGCTTATTTTccatattttgttttgaaaaggaCAAAGTAGTTTGCTCAGGTCCGACGAACTCAAGTGACTAGCATTTGACCTCCATGCAACTAATCAGATGATATTCTGATTCCTGGCATACCAATTTCCTTCTGTCTGTTTATTTTTCCTTGATTAACAGCTTCATCTCCCACAACTTCCATTAGTGTTTAGAAGTTTCCCTTGGCTAGAAGTTGCTTATACCCTCCCTTTGAAGGGGAATTTTTTGTTGAGATCAAGAAAAGAGGTATTTATAAATATAATCATCATTATTGATCAAAATGACAAACTATAGAAGGGATTTAAACTTACTGATATGTTCTTTTCTAATAAGGTGGGACTAGGCCAAATTACGTTGGGTCTGCGTGGGCCttaaaaatgaaaccaaattgaGCCTAATGGTTTTAAGTTCAAAAGATGAAGTTTTCTAATACACATTTGTTGATTTAATTTGATAAAACTCTTATGTCATGTGATTGTGTTTCGTAAGGCCTAGTTTCCAACCTATATCACTCATTGGTCTGATTTGAACCTCGACAGAGTGTCATTTCTGGGCCTGACCTTAGTGGCTTGGTGCATAATCAACAATAAGCCCCTGCAATAACATATCCTTGAATGAATTTTACCATTGCATCTCAGTACTCATTAAGTCTCAACTTTTCACCACTTCATGAAGTCATGAATCCTCATCATCAAAATATTCATCCATTTTAGCTAGAATCTAAATGATTTTGCTTCCCGCGGCATGAATttggaaaagagaggaagggaatCTGTACTGCTGCATTCATTAGTATGTGGGGAATACCAATATTTATCTAGTTTATGTTTGAGTATCCGTTGAGTATggaaaaggagaaataaaaaaaaggaatctagaaaaagaaaaaaatgaaaatctgtAGAGATGGTCTTCAGAATGACAGCACTGAAGGAGCACTACTTGCAGCTTGATACCAAAGAAGCCAAAGGGAAGGCATAAGTAGTGGATCAAGATagtgaaaaatagaaaaagagaagatattGCATAGAAAACTTAATAGATTATATCAAGGAAGTAGTTCTTCGAAAACCAAGGAACTTGGGTTTGGCAAACTATTGGGTTTAGATATAATTCATAGTCATAAGTCTATAACATATAAACATAGTCTTTTCTGTTCAGTTCCGTAAAGTATCTGCTCAACAGCGTTTCTGACTTGATTCCTGCTAACACCATTTGTCCGTGCTCTTGCGTGATCAAGACACAGGAgcataaattttatttatttgcttaGTTAGATGTGTACTAAGGAGTGCCTACAATTGAAAAGAAGCAACTATTAGTATTCCCCCAAcgggaaaaggggggggggggggaacaaaaattaaattaaaatcaagTGCTTTCCAGAAATAAAATACCTTCTTTTAGACAAagattaaagttttttttttttaaataaataaataaatcacaaTAGAGTAATGTTTAGAAGCTGGGACAAGCATAAGGTTTTCAAGAAAGCATGATATGCATGTGATACATGTATTCTGAACCCTCTCTCAGCGCAAGTTTATAAACTGCAAGAAAACAAGCTGAAAACTAATCATATACACCCTGATCTAATTTAAGAAGCCCGGAGATAGGTAATTAAGATGAATAACCATTTATAATTGTCAGCATCTAACCTCTTGAAAACTAGTTGCCCTGCGTTTTGGCATCCGGTTTTGTTCAACTGCATCCTGCCATAccataaaaaaatcataattataTTGTTGTTTGCTTGTGATTCTAACTAAAAGAAATTCTACAAGTTTACCACAGCCTAAAAGGTTTAGAGCAGAATGAGTACCCTTCTTTCAACTGTTCCAGGAGTCAACATTTTCCTATTCTGTGCTTTAGATATACATGTATCTTGTGACTTAGCTTTAAATCCCCTAAAATTGAccttcatttttggtttcttctttgcTGACAAGTTTCTGCCACCTGCACTATCATATATTGGAGATAACTCCTCATCTAACTTCGGTTCAGAATCGTACTCaactttgttctttttcttcccttcatCTATAAAATTTTCACTCCTTATAGATTCCCATTCCCTTTCAACTGTTCCTGGAGGAATAATTACTCTGTTACATAATTTGGATTTATTGCCATTGAGGTTGAACTTCACTACACGTTtcctttttataaacaaattGCCATTGCCTGCATTGTCATCTCTCGGGTGCTTTGCCTTCTGGATTCCCCCTTTGAGTATAGGTCTGCAATCCGGCTGAATACTAGTCAtgctttcttttccttcatcttcaaaattttctgTATTTATGGAACTGTAAGCAAAACCATATGGTGTGATACTTGGATCCTTGGCCCAGTTTGACCCTTTGAGCCCATCGATATCCTCCAAAGTACAAGGTCTCGCTTCAGCCAAAATATCTGCCAATAACCGTTTCTTCGGTTTCcctttatgtttttgttttctaaatGCCTTGGTGGAAGGCAGTGCCACAACAATTTCAGGATGATATTGGTTCAGACTTGGCTTGGCATTTGAAGTATAATCTTTTGAAATCAAAGGATGTTTACCTACAGTAGATCTCAGACCTTTGCCATCTCCATGCTCAGGTTTCTTGCAATTAAGAGACAAATGGCTCACCttctttgaaatttcagaaattgcTGCATCCATGTATAAATCACCGGCAACTTCAAGATTGTCTTCTGTTCCATCAATCCAAGTGGAATGCTTATCAATGAAGCCAACATCCGAATCTTCCTTTTTGGCACTATTCTGGCCAACATCTTTTTTATGTGATGAATTCCTAATTGAATCATTAGACTCAAAAGGTGGGAGCACTCTGCTAACACCATGCTTCAAACAGACATTCAAATATTCTTCTGGAAATGGCCAATTATTATAGATATTCTTTTGACGAACCTCAAGAACATACTGCCTGTGATAAAAGACAAGTCAACGATGAACAAGTCaagtcatctcaaataaaaaatctcagCTAAACCCAGTCAAGAATACAAACACTAAACACTGATGGTTCTAGGTCTGTT
The sequence above is a segment of the Telopea speciosissima isolate NSW1024214 ecotype Mountain lineage chromosome 7, Tspe_v1, whole genome shotgun sequence genome. Coding sequences within it:
- the LOC122669964 gene encoding uncharacterized protein LOC122669964; amino-acid sequence: MYSQQQNLSELQHSSEQQMGSKYDTSVSSTKPFSIRQYVFEARQKDIYNNWPFPEEYLKVCSKHGVSRVLPPFGSNESIRNSLHTKDVGQNCAKKEDSDVGFIDKHSTWIDGTEDNLEVAGDVYMDAAISEVSKKVNHLSLNCNKPEHGDGKGLSSNVGKHPLVSKDNTSNAKPSLNHSYVQIVVALPSTKAFRKQKQKGKPKKHKGKPKKRLLADILAEARPCTLEDIDGLKGSNWAKDPSITPYGFAYSSINTENFEDEGKESMTSIQPDCRPILKGGIQKAKHPRDDNAGNGNLFIKRKRVVKFNLNGNKSKLCNRVIIPPGTVEREWESIRSENFIDEGKKKNKVEYDSEPKLDEELSPIYDSAGGRNLSAKKKPKMKVNFRGFKAKSQDTCISKAQNRKMLTPGTVERRDAVEQNRMPKRRATSFQEVV